From a region of the bacterium genome:
- a CDS encoding ATP-binding protein, whose protein sequence is MSGVPVRAVDGVSGFHLLFASNPLPMWIYDLETLQFLEVNDAAAAQYGYARDEFLGLTILDIRPAEDVPRVRDHVAAGRPRLQASGMWRHRRKDGAVIDVDIVSHTLDFGGRAASLVVVRDITLQKRAEREIAQLLTREQAARAAVEEARERLAFLAEASRELASSLDHKATLATVARLAVPTLADWCAVDVVDEHGAIVRVATAHTDPAKVALAEELVRRYPPDWNAPHGVPKVLRTGKPELYPTIPEAMLAEGARDAEHLRLLRTLGMQSAMVLPLVAREGIAGTLTFVSAESGRHYMEADLELGQELAFRCALAVGRAQLYRDVQALNAELERRVAERTTQLGAANKELEAFSYSVAHDLRAPLRTINGFSQALLEDYQGRLDDTGQGFLFRIRRATQQMERLIDDLLSLSRLSRAELRRRPVDLTTIAERVVRSLRQGKPDRPVAVTIAPGLTADGDDRLLEAVFENLLGNAWKFTRDQPLPQIEVGVIKQAGGPVVFVRDNGAGFDMAYSHKLFAPFQRLHTAAEFEGTGIGLAIVQRIVNRHGGRAWAEGEVGKGATVYFTLQ, encoded by the coding sequence ATGAGTGGAGTGCCCGTTCGCGCCGTCGACGGTGTCAGCGGCTTTCATCTTCTCTTCGCGAGCAACCCCCTCCCCATGTGGATCTATGATCTGGAGACGCTTCAATTTCTCGAGGTCAACGATGCCGCCGCGGCCCAGTACGGCTATGCGCGCGACGAGTTCCTAGGGTTGACGATCCTCGACATCCGGCCCGCCGAGGATGTGCCGCGCGTGCGCGACCATGTTGCCGCCGGCCGCCCCAGGCTGCAGGCATCCGGCATGTGGCGCCACCGACGCAAGGACGGGGCTGTGATTGACGTGGACATCGTCTCCCACACACTGGATTTCGGCGGACGCGCGGCGTCCCTGGTCGTCGTCCGGGATATCACGCTCCAGAAACGGGCGGAGCGGGAAATAGCGCAACTCCTCACACGCGAGCAGGCCGCACGTGCCGCCGTAGAGGAGGCCAGAGAGCGCCTCGCGTTTCTGGCCGAAGCGAGCCGAGAGCTGGCGAGTTCGCTCGACCACAAGGCGACGCTCGCCACCGTGGCCCGCCTCGCCGTGCCAACTCTGGCCGACTGGTGCGCCGTGGACGTGGTGGACGAGCATGGGGCGATTGTCCGTGTGGCGACCGCGCATACCGACCCGGCCAAGGTTGCGCTCGCCGAGGAGCTCGTGCGCCGGTACCCGCCCGATTGGAACGCGCCGCATGGGGTGCCCAAAGTCCTGCGCACGGGCAAGCCGGAGCTCTATCCCACGATCCCCGAGGCTATGCTCGCGGAAGGGGCGCGAGACGCAGAGCACCTGAGGCTTCTCCGGACGCTGGGGATGCAGTCCGCCATGGTGCTCCCACTCGTCGCCCGCGAGGGGATCGCGGGCACGCTGACATTCGTGAGCGCGGAGTCCGGGCGGCACTATATGGAGGCCGATCTGGAGCTGGGCCAAGAACTGGCCTTCCGCTGCGCGCTGGCCGTGGGGCGCGCACAGCTCTACCGGGACGTGCAGGCGCTCAACGCCGAACTGGAGCGGCGCGTCGCGGAGCGAACAACGCAGCTTGGGGCGGCGAACAAGGAGCTCGAGGCTTTTAGCTACTCGGTCGCTCACGACCTGCGGGCTCCGTTGCGCACCATCAACGGCTTCAGCCAGGCCCTTCTGGAGGACTACCAGGGCCGCTTGGATGACACCGGTCAGGGCTTCCTCTTCCGGATTCGCCGGGCGACCCAGCAGATGGAACGGCTCATCGACGATCTGCTGTCACTCTCGCGGCTCAGCCGGGCGGAGCTGCGGCGTCGGCCTGTAGATCTCACCACGATCGCCGAACGGGTCGTGCGGTCCTTGCGACAGGGAAAGCCGGACAGACCGGTTGCGGTCACGATCGCGCCGGGCCTCACCGCTGACGGGGATGACCGCCTGCTCGAGGCCGTCTTCGAGAACCTCCTCGGCAACGCCTGGAAATTCACGCGGGACCAACCGCTCCCGCAAATTGAGGTCGGCGTGATAAAGCAGGCGGGCGGGCCGGTGGTCTTCGTGCGGGACAATGGCGCCGGGTTCGACATGGCTTATTCGCACAAGCTGTTCGCCCCCTTCCAGCGGCTGCATACCGCGGCCGAATTCGAGGGGACGGGGATCGGGCTGGCGATCGTGCAGCGCATCGTCAATCGCCACGGCGGGCGGGCCTGGGCGGAGGGGGAGGTGGGCAAAGGCGCAACCGTCTACTTCACCCTCCAGTGA